The Halococcus sediminicola genome contains a region encoding:
- a CDS encoding nucleoside phosphorylase, whose product MPFPNYPDKYGASAHLTPEAMERSRDAHDVEVPEAVVLCYQPGFFEYIVEKHAETKIETLGEDRLILSPDRFYTLSDTEGRVGVLGNFGIGAPTTAIAMEQLIGFGTDTFCIVGGCGGLGGNVARHEPIVCNRAIRDEGVSHHYLPSEMYASASSTLVTQLENALGAAGLEHQTGSSWTTDAIYRETDAEIEHYRDEGVLAVEMEAATIFSIAEYRDVDAGALLCPLDLVMVNDWEPSRESSVDGLRDLLVPARDALLESTDSA is encoded by the coding sequence ATGCCGTTCCCAAACTACCCCGACAAGTATGGTGCGTCGGCACACCTCACCCCCGAGGCTATGGAGAGATCAAGGGACGCTCATGATGTTGAAGTTCCGGAGGCGGTCGTTCTCTGCTATCAGCCGGGTTTCTTTGAATATATTGTCGAAAAGCATGCGGAGACCAAAATTGAAACTCTCGGTGAGGATCGGCTCATTCTTAGCCCTGACCGATTCTATACTCTTTCAGATACCGAGGGACGTGTCGGCGTGTTAGGGAACTTTGGCATCGGCGCTCCTACTACAGCTATTGCTATGGAACAGCTCATCGGTTTTGGAACTGATACATTCTGTATTGTCGGCGGCTGTGGTGGGTTAGGTGGCAACGTTGCTCGTCATGAGCCGATAGTCTGCAACCGCGCCATTCGTGACGAAGGTGTTTCGCATCATTATCTCCCTTCCGAGATGTATGCTTCCGCGAGCAGTACGCTCGTGACGCAGTTGGAGAATGCTCTTGGTGCTGCTGGATTGGAACATCAGACTGGTTCGTCATGGACTACGGATGCGATATACCGTGAAACGGACGCTGAAATCGAACATTATCGTGATGAGGGCGTCCTGGCTGTCGAGATGGAAGCTGCGACGATATTCTCCATCGCAGAATACCGAGATGTGGATGCTGGAGCACTTCTTTGTCCGCTTGATCTTGTGATGGTGAACGATTGGGAACCCAGTAGAGAATCATCGGTGGACGGATTGCGCGATTTACTCGTGCCAGCACGCGATGCGCTCCTCGAAAGTACTGATTCCGCGTAG
- a CDS encoding NUDIX hydrolase N-terminal domain-containing protein — MDVLRLLDELRVLAQAGLFWAERNDHPYDKERYERILKLVAQQYDETLEVPTEEAHERLTCNLGYVTPNIGVKAAIFDEEGRMLLMERPDEPVKGTWDIPGGAVEPFEGPAETAVRETCEETGLDVETVEVVDAYPMEPNALNPHGHVLLLYLCEKIGGTLQLSREGTDLQYWDIEDVPEWTLKFQQPALDARQRWAKEK, encoded by the coding sequence ATGGACGTTCTTCGATTGCTTGACGAGCTCCGTGTTCTGGCTCAGGCTGGCCTGTTCTGGGCGGAGCGCAACGACCATCCGTATGATAAAGAGCGGTATGAGCGCATTCTCAAACTCGTCGCTCAACAGTACGATGAAACGTTGGAGGTACCCACAGAAGAGGCTCATGAGCGTCTCACCTGCAATCTCGGATATGTCACTCCGAACATCGGCGTCAAGGCAGCGATCTTCGACGAGGAAGGACGGATGTTGCTGATGGAGCGCCCTGACGAACCCGTGAAGGGGACGTGGGATATCCCCGGTGGTGCGGTCGAACCGTTTGAAGGACCAGCCGAAACTGCGGTACGCGAGACATGCGAGGAAACCGGGCTCGATGTAGAGACTGTCGAAGTGGTTGACGCCTACCCCATGGAACCCAATGCGCTCAATCCACACGGCCACGTTCTTCTGCTGTATCTCTGTGAAAAGATCGGCGGGACACTACAATTGTCGAGAGAGGGGACGGATCTCCAGTACTGGGATATCGAAGACGTTCCCGAATGGACGCTCAAATTCCAACAACCAGCGCTTGATGCACGTCAGCGATGGGCCAAAGAGAAGTAG
- a CDS encoding DUF7563 family protein, producing the protein MQECQNCGGEVTDQYARVFAPPELHGVRLSEL; encoded by the coding sequence ATGCAAGAGTGTCAAAACTGTGGAGGCGAAGTCACCGATCAGTACGCACGCGTGTTCGCTCCGCCAGAGCTACACGGTGTGCGTCTATCCGAACTGTGA
- a CDS encoding phosphorylase family protein encodes MASQPLRVLVLTAFGPDEASDGSGELGRWLDGYDEFAHEITVSGVPTPVWITDHGVGVTATGIGPARAGVSVAALLATDALDTDNTYLLTAGVAGISPHAGTVGSVVLADHIVNWDAKMRYDGGTTVEPWGFGPSQSYELNTILVTAARGAADGVDLRDSAAAREHRTKYDAPPATDPPRLETGTSVAGADFWYGHTRAAAVESLVSRYDAGTYATTECEGFATAVACDRFGALDRYLSIRAASNFDRPPVNADEAGEVDSEWRMQGPSCDNAYRVGRAVADTIANNWETWHDEPPAPKE; translated from the coding sequence GTGGCTTCCCAACCGTTACGAGTTCTCGTACTGACGGCGTTTGGTCCTGATGAGGCCTCGGACGGAAGCGGCGAGCTCGGCCGGTGGCTCGATGGCTACGACGAGTTCGCCCACGAAATTACAGTATCGGGAGTGCCCACACCGGTATGGATCACCGATCACGGTGTCGGTGTCACGGCTACTGGGATAGGGCCGGCTCGCGCAGGTGTAAGCGTTGCTGCGCTTCTCGCTACTGATGCGCTTGACACCGATAATACGTATCTGCTTACTGCTGGCGTTGCTGGCATTTCGCCGCATGCAGGGACCGTTGGATCGGTCGTCCTTGCGGATCACATCGTCAATTGGGATGCGAAAATGCGCTACGATGGTGGCACAACCGTCGAGCCGTGGGGATTCGGTCCGTCTCAGTCGTATGAACTCAACACAATCCTCGTGACTGCCGCCCGTGGCGCGGCGGATGGCGTTGATCTCCGAGATTCTGCCGCTGCCCGCGAACACCGGACGAAGTATGATGCACCGCCGGCAACTGACCCTCCCCGATTGGAAACTGGAACATCCGTTGCTGGTGCGGACTTCTGGTATGGCCATACCCGCGCTGCAGCAGTCGAATCGTTAGTTTCGAGATACGATGCGGGAACATACGCCACAACCGAGTGCGAGGGCTTCGCCACGGCCGTTGCCTGTGATCGGTTCGGTGCGCTTGATCGCTATCTCAGTATCCGTGCCGCATCAAACTTCGACCGGCCGCCAGTCAATGCCGACGAAGCGGGCGAAGTGGATAGTGAGTGGCGCATGCAAGGCCCGTCCTGTGACAACGCCTATCGCGTCGGTCGTGCTGTTGCTGACACGATAGCTAACAACTGGGAAACGTGGCACGATGAACCACCTGCTCCGAAAGAGTGA
- a CDS encoding phosphotransferase family protein, producing MTAGSSLDKDLSDETIVEMIHFLRPLWNVEAIARVASGTDLVASVDVQASNGPLTTVLKVTTADHVAPETARAEPRILSFVGRETSIPVPTVYGYCDEHAEYPTPFYLMSHVQGANYEGRVRSLSKTARTEVLHEAGQNLAKLHMLGPLHKTGRIGVVDGELTVLDTAEFPAYDSFHEWLLASYEDNVDTLASGGYFPDLADDKARFADLVPSLQQYLRETVPELPTSQPSTYCHNDY from the coding sequence GTGACTGCTGGTTCATCACTCGATAAGGATCTCAGCGATGAGACCATCGTTGAGATGATCCACTTCCTCAGGCCGTTATGGAACGTAGAGGCTATTGCCCGTGTCGCAAGCGGCACCGACCTTGTGGCCAGCGTGGACGTTCAAGCATCGAACGGGCCACTGACAACGGTCCTCAAAGTAACGACGGCCGATCATGTAGCTCCCGAAACAGCCCGCGCTGAACCACGCATCCTCTCGTTCGTCGGCAGAGAGACTTCGATACCAGTCCCAACAGTGTACGGGTATTGTGATGAACACGCGGAGTATCCCACGCCATTTTATCTGATGAGTCACGTTCAGGGTGCAAACTACGAGGGGCGGGTTCGCAGCCTCTCAAAGACCGCACGCACAGAGGTTCTTCACGAGGCAGGGCAGAATCTCGCAAAGCTCCATATGCTTGGACCGCTTCACAAAACCGGCAGGATCGGCGTCGTCGACGGCGAACTCACTGTACTGGACACCGCTGAATTTCCTGCCTATGACTCGTTCCACGAGTGGCTGCTCGCTTCCTACGAAGACAATGTAGATACCCTCGCTTCAGGAGGATACTTTCCGGATCTTGCTGACGACAAGGCGCGGTTCGCTGACCTCGTCCCGAGCCTTCAACAGTATCTCAGAGAGACGGTCCCGGAACTCCCGACATCCCAGCCATCGACATACTGTCATAATGATTATTGA
- a CDS encoding aminoglycoside N(3)-acetyltransferase, translated as MSEPLPEDRSSEPVTVDSMVSDLHALGIETGHTLLVHGSLSSLGWVCGGAPAVVDALQCVVGEDGNVVMPTHSPGNRDPSDMENPPVPDSWYDTIREQMPPYRPAVTPTQGMGAIAECFRSYPDVHRSDHPQVSFAAWGADAQFVTEYHSFSYSLGEESPLARVYDLGGDVLYLGTSYATSTSLHLAEYRADLDLATETHAGAALVDGEREWVQWKEIDYDDGDFPACGEAFESENPDAFETSTVGVGDAKIVSQPPLVDFAVGWFEASRE; from the coding sequence ATGAGCGAACCGCTTCCCGAAGACCGATCTTCGGAACCGGTCACGGTCGATTCGATGGTGAGCGACCTACACGCTCTCGGCATCGAAACCGGCCACACGTTGCTCGTCCACGGGTCTCTCTCCTCGCTCGGCTGGGTCTGTGGCGGTGCGCCCGCCGTCGTAGATGCGCTCCAGTGCGTCGTAGGCGAGGACGGGAATGTCGTGATGCCGACGCATTCGCCCGGGAACAGGGATCCTTCCGATATGGAAAACCCGCCGGTTCCCGACTCGTGGTACGATACCATTCGCGAACAGATGCCGCCATACCGACCAGCCGTCACACCGACTCAGGGGATGGGTGCAATTGCCGAGTGTTTCCGTTCCTATCCAGATGTCCACCGGAGCGACCACCCACAGGTTTCATTCGCAGCGTGGGGCGCTGACGCTCAGTTCGTCACCGAGTATCATTCATTCAGCTATTCGCTCGGCGAGGAATCACCGCTGGCCCGTGTCTATGATCTCGGCGGCGACGTACTGTACCTCGGTACTTCCTATGCAACCAGTACCTCGCTCCATCTCGCTGAGTACCGCGCTGACCTTGATCTCGCCACGGAAACTCACGCCGGCGCGGCGCTTGTCGACGGAGAGCGTGAGTGGGTACAGTGGAAAGAAATCGATTATGATGACGGAGACTTTCCGGCCTGTGGCGAAGCGTTCGAGAGCGAGAATCCTGATGCCTTCGAGACGAGCACCGTCGGTGTCGGCGACGCTAAAATCGTCTCACAGCCGCCACTCGTGGATTTCGCGGTCGGATGGTTTGAGGCCAGTCGAGAGTGA
- a CDS encoding MFS transporter, whose protein sequence is MNALDRVLWHNADFRRFFAGQFVTNAGDSLYTVAMLWLAFELSGSTLVTGALNSILLLPWLLQVFAGPLIDRLPLERVLVGSQMIQGTVVLALPLAAATGYLDVGVLFVVAPVLMLASLLMAPMETALLPRIVDDERLSSANSALSTVTLGLDMVFDALGGVFVAVFGVTALFLADSVTFAAAALLFAGIRIGTALGTDGRTESRDETVDPTVRSVLRSYVSDLRDGVAVLRGTVFVELILMTAVANFTTGVALAILPAFGDGLGGPAIYGLLLGALGIGRLVGSLVSPWVEDVRYGRLLLAHGLGACCWVAAVLVSSPVFTVVLFGLAWVPAGVSGVLTATLNQRVFPADLLGRVAATKGTVSGATLPLGSLIGGAVAEVLGTTTTMALTASGFAFTAVYVLLRPRLRRLPAVRAAKPEDFDIQTETE, encoded by the coding sequence ATGAACGCTCTCGACCGGGTGCTGTGGCACAACGCCGATTTCCGACGCTTCTTCGCCGGGCAGTTCGTCACGAACGCCGGGGACAGCCTCTACACGGTGGCGATGCTCTGGCTCGCCTTCGAGCTGAGCGGCTCGACGCTAGTCACCGGCGCGCTGAACTCGATACTGCTGTTGCCGTGGCTATTACAGGTATTCGCCGGACCGCTCATCGACCGCCTGCCGCTCGAACGCGTTCTCGTTGGCTCGCAAATGATTCAGGGCACCGTCGTGCTGGCCCTGCCGCTAGCGGCGGCGACAGGGTACTTGGACGTCGGCGTCCTGTTCGTCGTCGCTCCGGTGTTGATGCTCGCGTCGCTGCTGATGGCACCGATGGAGACGGCGCTATTACCCCGTATTGTCGACGACGAACGTCTTTCCAGCGCGAACTCGGCGCTCTCAACCGTGACGCTCGGGCTGGACATGGTGTTCGACGCGCTCGGCGGCGTCTTCGTCGCCGTGTTCGGCGTGACGGCCCTGTTCCTCGCCGACTCGGTCACATTCGCCGCCGCTGCGCTACTGTTCGCCGGTATCCGGATTGGAACCGCTTTGGGGACTGACGGGCGCACGGAATCGAGGGATGAAACGGTGGACCCGACCGTCCGTTCGGTACTACGCTCGTACGTCTCGGACCTTCGGGACGGCGTCGCGGTGCTCCGCGGGACGGTGTTCGTCGAACTGATACTGATGACTGCAGTGGCGAATTTCACAACCGGCGTCGCGCTGGCGATACTCCCGGCGTTCGGCGACGGCCTCGGTGGCCCCGCCATCTACGGTCTGCTGCTGGGTGCGCTCGGAATCGGCCGACTCGTCGGTTCGCTTGTCAGTCCGTGGGTCGAGGACGTGCGCTACGGCAGGCTGCTCCTCGCCCACGGGCTGGGTGCCTGCTGCTGGGTCGCGGCAGTCCTGGTGTCGTCGCCAGTATTCACGGTCGTCCTGTTCGGCCTCGCGTGGGTTCCCGCCGGTGTCTCGGGCGTACTTACGGCGACACTGAACCAGCGAGTGTTCCCGGCCGACCTGTTGGGTCGAGTTGCCGCGACGAAGGGTACCGTTTCTGGGGCGACACTCCCGCTGGGATCACTTATCGGTGGTGCGGTCGCTGAGGTGCTGGGAACAACGACGACGATGGCGCTGACCGCCAGCGGCTTCGCCTTCACAGCGGTCTACGTGCTTTTACGCCCGCGGCTTCGACGGCTCCCCGCCGTCAGGGCGGCCAAGCCGGAGGATTTCGACATCCAGACTGAGACGGAGTAA